One genomic region from Isachenkonia alkalipeptolytica encodes:
- a CDS encoding sensor domain-containing diguanylate cyclase has product MGEIVSVSLGNRDLQWFMIVVMTGVFIVILAYRFERNHLRRGQENQEIRWMKTIAENVMDLILILDEKGKVQYITPSITRFLGYRDQEIKGKAILDYIHPEDKDTVLKRFQQGREDHRKIEGRFLHKDGYYVYLSAQVKHLYDGKGESTGAVISCQDITERKRTENRLRSLRFKDVLTGLYNRGYFEEQVPKYLEKENYPLSIIVGDIDDLKKINDNYGHLRGDWILGVVGRVLKNNCRKGDLVCRIGGDEFVMLLPKTQEKEVEIVMARIEKEAASLGKKGVNCGISLGSHTVMDPVGSIEEAMEKADRNMYRRKSERKKAV; this is encoded by the coding sequence ATGGGGGAAATCGTAAGTGTATCTTTAGGGAATCGGGATTTACAGTGGTTTATGATCGTTGTTATGACAGGGGTGTTTATCGTTATTTTGGCCTACAGGTTTGAACGAAATCATCTGCGAAGGGGACAGGAGAATCAGGAGATTCGCTGGATGAAAACCATTGCGGAAAATGTAATGGACTTGATTTTGATACTGGATGAAAAGGGGAAGGTTCAATATATCACCCCCTCCATCACCCGGTTTTTGGGCTACAGAGATCAGGAAATTAAGGGAAAAGCCATTTTAGACTATATACATCCGGAGGATAAAGATACGGTATTAAAAAGGTTTCAGCAGGGCAGGGAAGATCACCGAAAAATTGAAGGGCGTTTTTTACATAAGGATGGTTACTACGTATATCTTTCCGCCCAAGTAAAGCATCTCTACGATGGAAAGGGAGAAAGCACCGGAGCCGTGATCAGCTGCCAGGATATCACCGAGCGAAAACGAACGGAAAATCGCCTAAGGAGCCTTCGGTTTAAAGACGTATTAACGGGGCTTTATAATAGAGGATATTTCGAAGAACAGGTGCCTAAGTATCTGGAAAAGGAAAACTATCCCTTAAGTATTATTGTGGGGGATATCGATGATCTGAAAAAAATCAATGATAACTATGGCCATCTACGGGGAGACTGGATTTTAGGAGTCGTGGGCAGGGTGCTAAAAAACAATTGCCGCAAGGGAGATTTGGTATGCCGAATAGGCGGGGATGAGTTTGTGATGCTGTTGCCGAAAACCCAGGAAAAGGAAGTGGAAATCGTAATGGCGCGCATTGAAAAGGAAGCCGCCTCCCTGGGAAAAAAGGGTGTAAACTGCGGGATTTCCTTGGGCTCCCATACCGTAATGGATCCTGTAGGAAGCATTGAGGAAGCGATGGAAAAGGCAGACCGAAACATGTACCGGAGAAAAAGCGAACGAAAAAAAGCGGTGTAG